The following are encoded together in the Acetobacter vaccinii genome:
- the lpdA gene encoding dihydrolipoyl dehydrogenase has product MSQTSFDILVLGGGPGGYVAALRAAQLGLSVAVVEARHLGGICLNWGCIPTKALLRASEINHLLHDLDGYGFKAEGVSFDFKKIIARSRAVSKQLSAGVAHLLKKAKVPVFEGFGKLDGTTSDGKRKVLISPDGKAPFTLTARHVILATGARARTLPGLEPDGKLVWSYREALVPEELPKRLLVIGSGAIGTEFASFYRNMGSEVTLVEAAPRILPVEDEEISAIAHKEFEKQGIRILTGANIGAPKKSGSTVTLRVEAGGKAEDITVDTVISAVGIVGNVENIGLEGTKIQVDRTHVVTDEFCRTGEAGVYAIGDLAGAPWLAHKASHEAVLCVEAIAGKHVHPLDSTKIPGCTYCRPQIASVGYTEAKAKEAGYSVKIGKFPLLANGKALAMGETTGLIKTVFDSKTGELLGAHMIGAEVTEMIQGYVIARTGELTEAELIETVFPHPTISESMHEAVLAAYGGALHF; this is encoded by the coding sequence GTGGCCCGGGTGGCTATGTTGCAGCCCTGCGGGCAGCGCAGCTTGGCCTGTCAGTCGCTGTTGTCGAAGCCCGACACCTGGGCGGCATCTGCCTGAACTGGGGATGTATTCCCACCAAGGCCCTGCTGCGTGCCTCTGAAATCAACCATCTCCTGCATGATCTGGATGGGTATGGGTTCAAGGCCGAAGGCGTGAGCTTTGATTTTAAAAAAATCATTGCGCGATCACGTGCCGTTTCCAAGCAGTTGTCCGCTGGTGTTGCACACCTTCTGAAAAAGGCCAAAGTGCCTGTTTTTGAAGGGTTTGGAAAACTGGATGGCACAACCTCTGATGGAAAGCGGAAGGTGCTGATCAGCCCCGATGGCAAAGCACCTTTCACTCTAACCGCGCGCCACGTCATACTGGCCACCGGGGCACGGGCGCGGACCCTGCCGGGACTGGAGCCAGACGGCAAGCTTGTCTGGTCCTACCGGGAAGCTCTGGTGCCAGAAGAACTCCCCAAGCGCCTTCTGGTCATTGGTTCGGGTGCAATTGGCACGGAATTTGCTTCGTTTTACCGCAACATGGGGTCCGAGGTTACGCTGGTCGAAGCCGCCCCCCGTATCCTGCCGGTAGAAGACGAAGAGATCAGCGCCATTGCCCATAAGGAGTTCGAAAAACAAGGTATCCGTATCCTGACAGGGGCCAACATCGGCGCTCCGAAAAAATCAGGCTCTACCGTTACCCTGCGTGTTGAGGCTGGCGGCAAGGCGGAAGATATTACTGTCGATACCGTGATTTCGGCTGTCGGCATTGTTGGCAACGTCGAAAACATTGGCCTGGAAGGGACAAAAATCCAGGTTGATCGCACCCATGTTGTCACTGATGAGTTCTGCCGCACGGGTGAGGCCGGGGTTTACGCCATTGGTGATCTGGCGGGGGCCCCGTGGCTGGCTCACAAGGCCAGTCATGAAGCCGTGCTGTGTGTGGAAGCCATTGCAGGCAAGCACGTCCACCCGCTGGACAGCACCAAAATTCCTGGTTGCACATATTGCAGGCCGCAAATTGCCTCGGTCGGTTACACCGAAGCCAAAGCAAAGGAAGCCGGGTATTCTGTCAAAATCGGCAAGTTCCCGCTGCTGGCCAATGGCAAGGCACTGGCCATGGGCGAAACGACGGGCCTGATCAAAACTGTTTTTGACAGCAAGACAGGGGAATTGCTGGGCGCGCACATGATTGGTGCCGAAGTCACGGAAATGATCCAGGGTTACGTTATCGCCCGGACTGGGGAACTGACAGAGGCCGAACTGATCGAAACCGTCTTCCCGCATCCGACAATTTCTGAGTCGATGCACGAGGCAGTTTTGGCAGCCTACGGCGGTGCGCTGCACTTCTAG
- the lipA gene encoding lipoyl synthase, with protein MSTRVVIDHRTGGASKLRHPEKAHRPDNPIARKPEWIRVKAPGHPVYHETRALMRDNNLVTVCEEAACPNIGECWSQRHATMMIMGEICTRACAFCNVSTGMPLPLDDDEPTRVAEAVAKLGLRHVVITSVDRDDLADGGARHFARVIGAIRAMSPDTTIEILTPDFLRKPKALEVVVDARPDVFNHNLETVPRLYPTIRPGARYYQSLRLLDRVKQLDPSIFTKSGLMLGLGEEKMELAQVMDDLRVAEVDFITMGQYLQPTVKHAAVARFVTPAEFEDYGTMARVKGFLQVSSSPLTRSSYHADSDFAELRATRNKRLEEAR; from the coding sequence ATGTCAACACGTGTCGTGATTGATCATCGTACAGGGGGTGCTAGCAAGCTTCGCCACCCGGAAAAAGCGCATCGACCTGATAACCCGATTGCCCGCAAGCCTGAATGGATCCGGGTCAAGGCCCCAGGCCACCCCGTCTATCACGAAACCCGCGCCCTTATGCGTGACAACAACCTTGTCACCGTATGCGAGGAAGCTGCCTGCCCGAACATCGGGGAATGCTGGTCGCAGCGCCATGCCACCATGATGATCATGGGGGAAATCTGCACCCGTGCCTGTGCGTTCTGCAATGTCAGCACAGGGATGCCCTTGCCCTTGGATGACGATGAACCAACCCGCGTGGCCGAAGCCGTGGCCAAGCTGGGCCTGCGGCATGTCGTCATTACCTCTGTGGACAGGGATGATCTGGCAGATGGCGGGGCAAGGCACTTTGCCCGGGTTATCGGGGCCATCAGGGCAATGTCCCCCGACACGACCATTGAAATCCTGACCCCGGACTTCCTGCGCAAACCCAAAGCGCTTGAAGTTGTGGTGGACGCCAGGCCTGATGTTTTCAACCACAATCTGGAAACTGTGCCACGCCTGTACCCCACCATTCGGCCCGGCGCGCGGTATTATCAGTCCCTGCGTCTGCTGGACCGGGTCAAGCAGCTTGATCCCTCCATTTTCACCAAATCCGGCCTTATGCTGGGGCTGGGTGAAGAGAAAATGGAACTCGCTCAGGTCATGGATGATCTGCGCGTTGCCGAGGTGGATTTTATCACCATGGGCCAGTATCTCCAGCCTACGGTCAAACATGCCGCCGTGGCACGATTTGTCACGCCTGCTGAATTTGAGGATTATGGCACGATGGCGCGCGTCAAAGGTTTTCTACAGGTCAGTTCCAGCCCGCTGACACGCTCGTCCTACCATGCCGACAGTGATTTTGCAGAACTTCGCGCCACCCGTAACAAACGCCTGGAGGAGGCTCGCTAA
- a CDS encoding type II toxin-antitoxin system RatA family toxin, producing the protein MPKHAEKRVLPYRPEQIFDLVADVGQYPAFLPWCVAAKVRTRTTTDLVADLTIGFGPFRESFTSRVTLDRPSSITVRYERGPFRYLRNQWTFTPHADGCLVEFFVDFEFSSRILQAAIGVVFTEATRLMVSAFIKRAREVYGPPQQNGTVGGHTIIADQTPAT; encoded by the coding sequence ATGCCCAAACACGCAGAAAAGCGTGTTCTGCCATATCGGCCAGAGCAGATTTTTGATCTGGTGGCCGATGTTGGCCAGTACCCTGCCTTCCTGCCCTGGTGCGTTGCAGCCAAGGTGCGTACCCGCACCACGACTGACCTGGTGGCCGACCTGACAATAGGCTTTGGCCCCTTCCGCGAGAGCTTTACATCCCGCGTAACATTAGACCGTCCATCGTCCATTACCGTGCGCTATGAGCGCGGCCCCTTCCGCTACCTCCGCAACCAGTGGACATTCACCCCCCATGCCGATGGTTGCCTGGTTGAGTTCTTTGTGGATTTTGAATTCAGCTCCCGCATTCTTCAGGCTGCCATTGGCGTAGTGTTTACTGAGGCCACACGCTTGATGGTTTCAGCCTTCATCAAACGGGCGAGGGAGGTTTATGGCCCGCCCCAGCAGAATGGCACTGTCGGGGGCCACACCATTATTGCGGACCAAACCCCCGCCACCTGA
- a CDS encoding CinA family protein, with protein sequence MTDNTPQELMPEWAALSGPAAQLLADLRASGVRVITAESCTGGLLAAALTHFPGSSEGVEGGFVTYSNTMKQAVLGVQAQTLKHYGAVSCQTVHEMAEGALRVATLATLSIAISGIAGPGGARPDKPVGLVWFGTALRGGQTRADSRIFTGSRASVRSQAVEHALSLLAQRLAEYGR encoded by the coding sequence ATGACAGACAATACCCCGCAGGAACTCATGCCAGAATGGGCAGCACTGAGTGGCCCTGCGGCCCAACTTCTGGCTGACCTGCGCGCTAGTGGGGTGCGGGTGATTACAGCGGAAAGCTGCACTGGCGGATTGCTCGCGGCGGCTCTGACCCATTTTCCAGGGTCTTCAGAGGGTGTTGAGGGTGGGTTTGTGACCTATTCCAACACCATGAAGCAGGCTGTGCTGGGTGTACAGGCACAAACTTTGAAGCACTATGGTGCGGTGAGCTGCCAGACGGTTCATGAAATGGCGGAAGGTGCTCTCCGGGTAGCGACACTGGCTACGCTTTCCATCGCCATTTCCGGCATTGCAGGGCCAGGTGGTGCGCGGCCGGACAAGCCTGTCGGGCTGGTGTGGTTTGGCACGGCCTTGCGAGGTGGTCAGACCAGAGCTGATAGCCGTATTTTCACAGGCTCAAGGGCAAGCGTCCGTAGTCAGGCGGTTGAACATGCCCTAAGCCTTCTGGCGCAAAGACTGGCAGAATACGGGAGGTAA
- a CDS encoding transglycosylase SLT domain-containing protein, with amino-acid sequence MTAFFPTYRRRVAVAVSLAALTLGGCSAPSVGQEADTPPVDGAGGESPASDSLPQSGGGVSSASLKDRLAQWLLLVGPQHATAQDYADFLTQSPVWPRRQLIAARMEQALATETDQAVLARLCQSQKLANGRALAQCHNHLPADRALFARLQAEATQAWINGNDAPVAVAALTEAFPTAITPDASWKRFERQESAGQVDAARRTLIYLAPERQALGEAMLAFRAGDPSAEALASALPSSLRATPALVLDHARWLRKAKQYDAAIALWKSTGVEMERRTHASAFWHERDTLARELLQQSRPADAFMVANDTVATGANRLDAQFLSGWIALRKMQDPATAQEFFKPLTLSSSLLTRSRGYYWLGRALVQSGDMAAAQAAWQSAAALPTTFYGQMAAASLDGQQTVLLDQPYISKSMRQRLQTALAAQPSISDGGRLATDDLAQAARLLVDQGDRPHARDFLAMLLRRNSDTAGLEDVSGLADSLGLQDIAVAAARLGGKDGTLLLRSGWPAPYTPPASALPPGFVLGLMRQESSFNPDAVSSSNAIGLMQLKPSTAADMLHLAGLPASAATATGLRNPENNMQLGTAYLQHMQDRFGPVMPYMAAAYNAGPGRMGRWLETAGNPAQGHATDSEMIDWIEGIPFSETRNYVQRVWENMTVYVVLGKLT; translated from the coding sequence ATGACCGCTTTTTTTCCAACATACAGGCGGCGTGTTGCCGTTGCTGTATCCCTCGCTGCCCTGACACTGGGGGGATGCTCCGCGCCATCGGTTGGCCAGGAAGCAGACACCCCGCCTGTTGATGGGGCTGGGGGCGAGAGCCCGGCATCTGACAGTCTGCCACAGAGTGGCGGCGGTGTGTCCTCTGCTTCGCTCAAGGACCGTCTGGCCCAGTGGCTGCTGCTTGTCGGCCCACAGCATGCTACAGCGCAGGACTATGCGGACTTTCTGACTCAATCTCCCGTCTGGCCCAGACGGCAGCTCATAGCGGCCCGGATGGAGCAGGCTCTGGCGACAGAAACGGATCAGGCTGTGCTGGCGCGGCTGTGCCAGTCTCAGAAACTGGCCAATGGTCGTGCCCTGGCGCAATGCCATAACCACCTGCCAGCCGACCGCGCTCTGTTCGCCCGTTTGCAGGCGGAGGCAACTCAGGCCTGGATCAATGGGAATGACGCCCCGGTGGCGGTTGCAGCCCTGACAGAGGCCTTCCCAACAGCAATTACACCAGACGCCTCGTGGAAGCGTTTTGAGAGGCAGGAAAGCGCTGGGCAGGTTGACGCAGCCCGACGCACGCTCATTTATCTGGCGCCGGAGCGTCAGGCTTTGGGTGAGGCCATGCTGGCGTTTCGCGCGGGCGACCCTTCGGCCGAGGCTCTGGCCAGTGCTCTGCCCTCCTCGCTGCGCGCTACTCCGGCTTTGGTGCTGGACCATGCCCGCTGGTTGCGTAAGGCCAAGCAGTATGATGCTGCCATTGCGCTATGGAAATCGACTGGTGTGGAAATGGAGCGGCGCACGCATGCCTCAGCTTTCTGGCATGAGCGGGATACGCTGGCGCGTGAGTTGCTCCAGCAATCCCGCCCGGCAGATGCTTTTATGGTGGCGAACGATACGGTGGCAACAGGGGCGAACAGGCTGGATGCCCAGTTCCTGAGTGGCTGGATCGCGCTGCGTAAAATGCAGGACCCCGCAACAGCGCAGGAATTCTTCAAACCGTTAACGCTCTCCTCCTCCTTGCTGACACGTAGTCGGGGTTATTATTGGCTCGGTCGTGCTCTGGTGCAGAGCGGAGATATGGCTGCCGCCCAAGCCGCCTGGCAGAGTGCCGCTGCCCTGCCGACTACGTTTTATGGTCAGATGGCGGCGGCCAGCCTTGATGGGCAGCAGACAGTGCTGCTCGACCAACCGTATATAAGCAAAAGCATGCGCCAACGCTTGCAAACGGCGCTGGCTGCGCAGCCCAGCATATCCGATGGCGGGCGTTTGGCCACGGATGATCTGGCTCAGGCTGCCCGATTGTTGGTGGATCAGGGGGATCGCCCTCACGCGCGGGACTTTCTGGCCATGCTGCTGCGGCGCAACAGTGATACTGCTGGGCTGGAAGATGTTTCGGGCCTCGCGGATTCATTGGGCTTGCAGGATATAGCCGTTGCAGCAGCCCGGCTGGGTGGCAAAGACGGCACCCTGCTGTTACGCTCAGGCTGGCCTGCTCCTTATACGCCTCCCGCCAGCGCTTTGCCGCCAGGGTTTGTGCTGGGGCTGATGCGGCAGGAAAGCAGCTTTAACCCGGATGCAGTCAGTTCCTCCAACGCGATTGGGCTGATGCAACTCAAACCCTCCACAGCAGCGGATATGCTGCATCTTGCGGGTTTGCCTGCCTCAGCCGCGACAGCGACGGGCTTGCGCAATCCGGAAAATAATATGCAGCTTGGCACAGCTTACCTGCAACATATGCAGGATCGCTTTGGTCCGGTCATGCCGTATATGGCTGCGGCTTATAATGCCGGACCGGGGCGAATGGGGCGCTGGCTGGAAACAGCAGGTAACCCCGCCCAAGGACATGCGACTGATAGCGAGATGATTGACTGGATTGAAGGTATTCCCTTTTCGGAAACACGAAATTACGTCCAGCGGGTCTGGGAAAATATGACGGTCTATGTCGTGCTGGGGAAGCTGACATGA
- a CDS encoding YjbE family putative metal transport protein (Members of this highly hydrophobic protein family,regularly are found preceded by the yybP-ykoY manganese riboswitch (see RF00080). A metal cation transport function is proposed.), translating to MSGLAEAFTLSAVIAFLQVVLIDLTLAGDNAVVIGMAVRNLAPAQKQKAILAGVGLAAIIRVAMALVASHLLAIIGLTFAGGLLLLWVCWRMYREMRESAAAESAGQSAAPNQLGKAIVRILIADISMSLDNVLAVAGAAREHPGILVMGLALSVLLMGLAASLIAGLLERYKWISWVGLLIILGVAVELIVKGGGEIVTHMP from the coding sequence GTGTCAGGTCTTGCAGAAGCTTTCACACTGTCCGCTGTTATTGCTTTTTTACAGGTCGTGCTGATCGATCTGACGCTGGCGGGCGATAACGCTGTTGTCATTGGCATGGCAGTCAGGAACCTGGCTCCTGCCCAAAAGCAGAAAGCCATTCTGGCAGGTGTTGGTCTGGCGGCAATTATCCGCGTGGCCATGGCGCTTGTGGCGTCACACCTGCTGGCCATTATCGGGCTGACATTTGCTGGCGGATTGCTGCTGCTGTGGGTCTGCTGGCGTATGTACCGTGAAATGCGCGAGAGTGCTGCAGCGGAGAGTGCCGGGCAGAGTGCGGCACCAAACCAGTTGGGCAAGGCCATTGTCAGAATACTGATAGCCGATATTTCCATGAGCCTTGATAACGTTCTGGCTGTTGCCGGGGCTGCGCGTGAGCATCCGGGTATTCTGGTCATGGGGCTGGCGCTGTCGGTGCTGCTGATGGGGCTGGCGGCCTCGCTGATTGCCGGGCTGTTGGAACGCTATAAGTGGATCTCCTGGGTTGGGTTGCTGATCATTCTTGGTGTGGCTGTTGAACTGATTGTGAAAGGTGGGGGGGAAATCGTGACCCACATGCCCTGA
- the purB gene encoding adenylosuccinate lyase yields MVPRYTRPVMAAIWSPENRYRIWFEIEALACEAMAEYGSVPKEAAQVVREKGDAAMAAFSEQDLNRIDEIEAETRHDVIAFLTWLAEKVGPESRFVHLGMTSSDILDTCLAVQLVQATDLLLNDLDEVLAALKARAFEHKHTLTIGRSHGIHAEPTSFGLKLAGHYAEFARNRTRLETARAEIATCAISGAVGTYAHLDPRVEAYVAERLGLQPETVSTQVIPRDRHAAFFCALGVVASGIERLATEVRHLQRSEVREAEEFFHPGQKGSSAMPHKRNPVLTENLTGLARLVRAAVIPALENVALWHERDISHSSVERNICPDATIGLDFALARLSGMISKLVVYPERMAANIESLGGVVHSGEVLLALAKAGLSREDAYRIVQRNAMETWTKLGTPEGRTFRENLAEDQEIAGRISPDVLDAAMDSRQHLKALDVQYEKIFAEVGPKG; encoded by the coding sequence ATGGTGCCGCGCTACACCCGCCCCGTTATGGCCGCCATCTGGTCTCCCGAAAACCGCTACCGCATCTGGTTCGAAATCGAGGCTCTGGCCTGCGAAGCCATGGCGGAATATGGCTCTGTTCCCAAAGAGGCCGCACAGGTTGTGCGCGAAAAGGGCGATGCCGCAATGGCGGCATTTTCCGAACAGGACCTTAACCGGATTGATGAGATCGAGGCGGAAACGCGGCACGATGTCATCGCCTTCCTGACATGGCTGGCGGAAAAAGTCGGCCCGGAAAGCCGCTTTGTGCATCTGGGCATGACATCCTCCGACATTCTGGATACCTGCCTGGCCGTGCAGCTTGTGCAGGCGACCGACCTGCTGCTTAACGACCTTGATGAGGTTCTGGCCGCCCTGAAGGCGCGGGCTTTTGAACACAAGCACACCCTGACCATCGGCCGCAGCCACGGCATCCATGCCGAACCGACGTCCTTTGGCCTCAAGCTGGCCGGGCATTACGCTGAATTCGCTCGTAACCGCACCCGCCTGGAAACCGCACGGGCAGAAATTGCCACCTGTGCCATTTCCGGCGCGGTTGGCACCTATGCCCACCTTGACCCGCGTGTGGAAGCCTATGTGGCGGAACGCCTGGGCCTGCAGCCCGAAACCGTTTCCACCCAGGTTATCCCCCGCGACCGGCACGCCGCGTTCTTCTGCGCTCTGGGGGTTGTCGCCAGCGGGATCGAACGCCTTGCGACCGAAGTGCGCCACCTGCAGCGCTCCGAAGTGCGCGAAGCGGAAGAATTCTTCCACCCCGGGCAAAAGGGCTCCTCCGCGATGCCCCACAAGCGCAACCCGGTGCTGACGGAAAACCTGACCGGCCTTGCCCGTCTGGTACGCGCCGCAGTTATTCCGGCACTGGAAAACGTAGCCCTGTGGCATGAGCGCGACATCAGCCATTCCTCTGTCGAGCGTAACATCTGTCCTGATGCCACGATCGGGCTGGACTTTGCGCTGGCCCGTCTGTCCGGCATGATTTCCAAGCTGGTTGTCTACCCCGAGCGCATGGCCGCCAACATTGAAAGCCTGGGCGGGGTTGTCCACTCTGGCGAAGTGCTGCTGGCACTGGCCAAAGCCGGCCTTTCACGCGAGGATGCCTACCGGATCGTACAGCGCAACGCCATGGAAACATGGACCAAACTGGGCACACCCGAAGGCCGCACCTTCCGCGAAAATCTGGCGGAAGATCAGGAAATTGCAGGCCGGATTTCCCCCGACGTGCTGGATGCCGCCATGGACAGCCGCCAGCACCTCAAGGCGCTGGATGTGCAGTACGAAAAAATCTTCGCCGAGGTTGGCCCCAAGGGCTAA
- the purC gene encoding phosphoribosylaminoimidazolesuccinocarboxamide synthase, with the protein MARRRQLYEGKAKILFEGPEPGTLVQYFKDDATAGNGAKSGVITGKGVLNNRISEHLMLRLQEIGIPTHFIRRINMREQLVKEVEIIPLEVVVRNIAAGSISKRFGIPEGQRLPRPIVEFYYKNDELGDPLVSEDHIIAFGWACPHDMEDIAGMAMRVNDFLCGLFSGIGIQLVDFKLEFGRCWEGEDMRIVLADEISPDNCRLWDAHTNEKLDKDRFRRDMGNVKEAYQEVARRMGILPENGAGGDMKGPETVQ; encoded by the coding sequence ATGGCCCGTCGCCGCCAGCTTTATGAAGGTAAAGCCAAAATCCTCTTTGAAGGCCCAGAGCCCGGCACCCTTGTACAATATTTCAAGGACGATGCCACGGCAGGCAATGGCGCCAAAAGCGGCGTTATTACCGGCAAGGGGGTTCTGAACAACCGGATAAGCGAACACCTGATGCTGCGGCTACAGGAAATCGGCATCCCGACCCACTTCATCCGCCGCATCAACATGCGCGAGCAGTTGGTCAAGGAAGTCGAGATCATCCCGCTGGAAGTGGTCGTGCGCAATATTGCCGCAGGCAGCATTTCCAAACGGTTTGGCATTCCCGAAGGCCAGCGCCTGCCACGCCCGATTGTGGAATTCTACTACAAGAATGACGAACTGGGTGACCCCCTGGTTTCGGAAGACCACATCATCGCATTCGGCTGGGCCTGCCCGCACGACATGGAAGACATTGCGGGCATGGCCATGCGCGTCAACGACTTCCTGTGCGGCCTGTTCAGCGGCATTGGCATCCAGCTTGTTGACTTCAAACTGGAGTTTGGCCGCTGCTGGGAAGGCGAGGACATGCGCATTGTGCTGGCGGATGAAATTTCCCCCGACAACTGCCGCCTGTGGGACGCCCATACAAACGAAAAGCTGGACAAAGACCGCTTCCGCCGTGACATGGGCAACGTCAAGGAAGCGTATCAGGAAGTGGCACGCCGCATGGGCATCCTGCCTGAGAACGGGGCCGGGGGCGACATGAAGGGCCCCGAAACAGTGCAGTGA
- the purS gene encoding phosphoribosylformylglycinamidine synthase subunit PurS: MKVRVTVMLKDGVLDPQGKAIGHALQTLGFDGVQDVRVGKIIELDVPGASADEVREKAQAMARDLLANLVIEDFSVEVAA, from the coding sequence ATGAAAGTACGTGTTACCGTCATGCTGAAGGATGGTGTTCTTGACCCCCAGGGGAAAGCCATCGGCCATGCCTTGCAGACATTGGGTTTTGATGGCGTGCAGGATGTGCGCGTTGGCAAGATCATAGAGCTTGATGTTCCTGGTGCCAGCGCGGACGAAGTGCGCGAAAAAGCCCAGGCCATGGCGCGCGACCTGCTTGCCAATCTGGTGATTGAAGACTTCTCGGTTGAGGTGGCTGCATGA
- a CDS encoding Rap1a/Tai family immunity protein, with product MKRLALLCLGVAICAPGLAQAQRVSPMKAGNFARICARATGHSVCDAYLSGLADGVSLSKISARNEGDANAPAGFCVPVQETTDAMRAKVLTWLKAHTDALNKPVGESIFTALHDSYPCSAKQ from the coding sequence ATGAAACGCCTTGCCCTGCTGTGCCTGGGGGTTGCCATCTGCGCCCCCGGACTGGCACAGGCCCAGCGTGTCTCCCCCATGAAAGCGGGTAATTTTGCCCGCATCTGCGCCCGCGCAACTGGCCACTCTGTCTGCGATGCCTATCTGAGCGGTCTGGCCGACGGGGTCAGCCTGTCCAAGATCAGCGCACGCAACGAAGGCGATGCAAACGCGCCTGCTGGTTTCTGCGTTCCTGTTCAGGAAACCACGGACGCTATGCGCGCCAAGGTGCTGACCTGGCTGAAAGCACATACGGACGCCCTGAACAAACCGGTGGGTGAAAGCATTTTCACCGCCCTGCATGACTCCTATCCGTGTAGCGCCAAACAATGA
- the purQ gene encoding phosphoribosylformylglycinamidine synthase subunit PurQ, with amino-acid sequence MKAAIVVFPGTNRERDMALALRRVTHATPRMLWHHETDLSGLDLVVLPGGFSYGDYLRCGAMAAHSPVMGAVRDFAAKGGHILGVCNGFQILTESGLLPGALLRNADLRFLSQDCHLRVETEASPFTRRWKKGDVFRTPLAHGDGNYTADKDTLDRLEGEGRIAFRYADASGRVQADDRSSNPNGSINSIAGILSTNNRICGMMPHPEDLVDPLMGGEDGLPLFEGLVEALVR; translated from the coding sequence ATGAAAGCAGCGATTGTCGTATTCCCCGGCACCAACCGGGAACGTGACATGGCCCTTGCCCTGCGCAGGGTCACGCACGCAACGCCCCGCATGCTCTGGCACCATGAAACAGACCTGAGCGGCCTTGATCTGGTCGTACTGCCGGGCGGTTTCAGCTATGGTGACTACCTGCGCTGTGGCGCCATGGCCGCCCATTCCCCTGTCATGGGGGCTGTGCGCGACTTTGCCGCCAAGGGCGGGCATATTCTGGGTGTCTGCAACGGCTTTCAGATCCTGACAGAAAGCGGACTGCTGCCCGGCGCGCTGCTACGCAATGCCGACCTGCGCTTTCTCTCGCAGGACTGCCACCTGCGGGTTGAAACCGAGGCATCGCCCTTCACCCGGCGCTGGAAGAAAGGGGATGTCTTTCGCACGCCTCTGGCGCATGGTGATGGCAATTACACGGCAGACAAAGACACGCTGGACCGGCTTGAAGGGGAAGGGCGCATTGCCTTCCGCTATGCCGACGCCAGTGGGCGGGTGCAGGCTGACGACCGCAGCAGCAACCCCAATGGCAGCATCAACAGCATTGCTGGCATTCTCAGCACAAATAACCGCATCTGCGGCATGATGCCTCACCCGGAAGATCTGGTTGATCCGCTGATGGGGGGTGAGGATGGTCTGCCTCTGTTTGAAGGTCTGGTGGAGGCACTGGTACGGTGA